In Lycium ferocissimum isolate CSIRO_LF1 chromosome 11, AGI_CSIRO_Lferr_CH_V1, whole genome shotgun sequence, a single genomic region encodes these proteins:
- the LOC132037860 gene encoding V-type proton ATPase subunit e1, which translates to MGFLITTLIFVAIGVIASLCARICCNRGPSTNLLHLTLIITATVCCWMMWAIVYLAQLKPLIVPVLSEAE; encoded by the exons ATGGGATTCTTGATTACAACTCTAATTTTTGTTGCAATTGGTGTTATTGCATCTCTGTGCGCCAGAATCTGTTGCAATAGAGGCCCTTCTACTAATCT GTTACATCTAACATTGATTATCACGGCGACTGTCTGCTGTTGGATGAT GTGGGCGATTGTATATCTTGCACAGCTGAAACCACTCATTGTTCCAGTTTTGAGCGAAGCGGAATGA